Part of the Methanobacterium sp. genome, ACCATCTTTTTCAATTGCTATTTGAGTAAGGCCGTAATCCCTGCAGAAATAGCCCCATGCAGGATGATAAACCAGAATTTTTTTATCTTTTGCTCTGGCTAATGTTGCAGTAATATTTTTATCTGCATTATCCAGTTCCTGGAGATATTTATCCTTATTTGATTTATAGTAATCTCTATTAGCAGGATCTACCTGTATAAGTCCCTGATAAATGTTTTCAACCATTATCTTTGCATTTCGAGGTGAAACCCAGACATGTGTATCATATCGACTTTCTTCCCCATGCTGATGGTCGTGCTCTCCTATGTCCTCATTAGGTATAAAACTAATTCCTTTAGAACAGTTTACAACCAGCATGTTTTTGTTAATTTCAGTTAGCTTATCCATCCAGACTGTTTCAAATTCCAGTCCTGAACCAACCTGTGCATACATTTTTGCGCTGCTTATTTCTTTAAGCTGTTCTGGGAGGGGTTCGTAGGTATGAGGATTGGCTCCTGCTGGAACCATTGTAGTAACTTTTACCTTATCTCCTCCAACCTTTTCCACAAATTCTGCTTCAGGAGGTATACTAACCACAACACTTATTTTATCCGGATTCTTTATGTTCGCCTGAGTTTGGGATGATGGGTAGATTAATATTACTGCTGCTGCAAAGCAAATAATAAGCACTGATATGATTATTATCCTTCCCTTTTTCACATAATCACCTGAATGAATGAAAGATCTTGTATAACCTACTATAAGTTATTATTAATATTTAAATATTATGTTAATAAAGTTTAGCATAGTATTTAAATAAAGTTATTAAATAGTATATTAATATTATATGTTATCATAATCTGATTAGACTTGTTATGGCTGGAGGTACAGGTTATGCCCATTATAAGTATTTCTTTAAATGAAAAACTGCTGGAAGAAATTGATAAATTAAAGGATGAAACTGGTTATTCAGGCCGTTCTGATGTTATCAGGGCCAGTGCTCGAATGTTAATATCTGATAGTAAAGAAAAAGAAGATTTAAATGGAGATATTAATTCTATACTTGTATTGATTCACAATCAGGAAGTAGAAGATAAGGTTACTGAAATCAAACACGATTTTGAGGATATAATCAATACACAGATACACAGCCATTTAAAGGGACATAAATGCCTGGAAATATTTATTTTAGAAGGAAATGCAGAAAGAATAAAAGAAATATCCAGAAAATTCCAGATAAACCGTAAAATTGATTATGTTAAGTTAATTGTCGTTTAATTGGTTAAGAGTAAAATGCTTATATTTCAAATTTAAATGGAAGGAATGATCGATTTATCACTGATTCTCAGATTGTTATGAAAAGGGGATTGTTATGTTTAAATAGCAAAATAGTAAATACTTAATTGAAATAGAAATAATTTAATCACTTATTAAGTGGGCAAGGGAGTTAGACCTATTGTAGAGGTGTTATCCACTCTTTAACAATACTACTCTCCATTGGTCTCTGATTTTACGCCCATCCATCTAATCTTAATGGAGACAAGAAAATGGAATTTGAGTTTCTAAAAGACAAAGAAATAATTGTAGCCTCTAACAGAGGGCCAGTGTTATTTAAAAGGGATGAAAAAGGGATTATTGAACTTATACGGGGTAAAGGAGGTATTGTCGGATCGATGATACCTTTCCTTGAAAAAACTCATGGTACCTGGTTTTCTTCAGCAATTGGAGAATGTGACGAGTATATGAATGATAAATACAATTCTAAAGTACCTATTCCACTTACAGACCCGGAATATTATGTCAGATTGATTAAAACAAGAGAAGATATTTATAATGGCTTCAATGGCAAATTCGCCAATCCACTGCTCTGGTTTATTCATCATTCCATGTGGAATCCTCCCTATTCACCCTGTGCAGACGATGAACTGCATCAGGCATGGGATTCATACAGGTATGTAAACTCTAAATTTGCAGATGCAATAGTGGATGCAGTATCTAAGTCAAATAAAACTCCGATTGTAATGTTACAGGATTATCATATCTATTTAACCCCTAAATTAATAAGAAAACAGCATCCTCATGTTTTAATGACTCAATTTGTCCATATACCATTTCCCCCACCTGAAATATTTCAGCAACTTCCAAATCACATGCAGATCAAGATATTAGACAGCATACTTACAAATAATGTACTGGGATTTCATATACCTCGCTACATGAACAACTTCTTACAAACAATCAAACAGATTCTACCCGCCGCTTCTGTGGATGATCTAACAGGAGATATTCTGTATAAAGGGCATACCTGCCATGTAAGAACATATCCTATCAGTATTGATATAGAAACGATGCAAAAGCAAGCACAAAGTCCAGAAGTGATTGCAAAGGAAGCAGAAGTAGATGCAATGATTGGAAACTGTAAATTAATCTACAGAACAGACCGAACAGACTTATCTAAAAATATTATCAGAGGATTCCAGGCCTATGACATGTTCCTTGATAAATATCCAGAATGGAGAGAAAAAGTTAAATTTGTAGCAACCTTAATGCCTTCAAGGCAGGATATAAAGATTTACAGAGATTACACCGATAAAATAAAGGATCTGGTCAATGAAATCAACGAAAAATATGCTACACCTCACTGGGAACCGATTAAATACATATGCAGAGGAGATTACAATCTGGTAGTTGCTCTTTTGAAAAGATACGATGTTTTAATGGTTAATCCCATATTAGACGGCATGAATATCGTGGCCAAAGAAGGAAGTGTTGCAAACGAAAATAATGGCGTATTAATCCTCTCTACAGGGGCTGGATGTTATGAAGAATTGAAAAATGGAGCTATTTGTATAAATCCTTTTGATCTAAGACAAACTGCAGAATCAATCGATACAGCATTATTAATGGATGATGAAACAAAAGCCCAGATGATTAAAAATGCACGGGAAGCCATACAAAGAAATGACATGAATAAATGGGTATCTGATCAGTTAATGGACATTGAAGCTGTCATGTACGAGGGACAAAAACTTGAATCAGGTGAAGAACCTGAGAAAGTTAAAATCTCTCAAAACACTGGAAATGAATTCAATAGATGCATTTAAAAAGATAAAGGTGTTGCCCATTCAACTTCATGATATCTTGAAAAAATCCCAAAAAGAGAAGGCCCTGCCCCATGTTATTGCCTACAACAGAATTGATGGCCCCGGGTCCAGTCTGGATTTATGTGAATTTCAGCAGGCATTCTGGAAAATACCAGATATACCAGAAAATGATGATCCAGCAAGAAAATGGACCCAAAATATTCCAAGAACAGTGGGCATAACCATAGATACTGGAACCCGAATTGAGGCACATCCATTTAATCCAGAACTTATAGGTGTTAAATCTGTTGAATACAAAACTGAAGTCAGCGCACGTCCAGGTGAAGTAGTTCCAGTTAAGGAGAACTGGCTGCTTAAAATACTTGAAATATTTAATCTCTCAGGAGTAAAATTTGTTTTAAAAAATTTAAGAGAGGGTATACAGTCTTCAGGACTCGGCGGATCATCAACCGCCACAACAGGCGTATGTATACTTGCAAATGAATTAGCAGGACGGCCATTTACAGATATACAACTGATTTCATTAGCTTCCCGTATTGAACAGGGATATGGAATAAGTATCACCGGAACACAGGAGCAATCCAACGTTATTTTTGGAGGGGTAACTGATTATGTATGGTTTCCATGGGGTATACCTGGAAGTTCGGGCACAGGCTATGGTGAATCTTTAAGATTTCAGCTGATTCCACCAGAAGATTACCCACTTTTAGAGGAGAGGACAGCCATTTTTCACACTGGAAAACCTCGTCTAAGTTCAGAAGTTAATTTAGCATGGAGAAACGCTCTTTTAACTCCAGCAGGATACAGTTTACTTTCTAAGAAAATGAAGATAGCTTACAGGTTTCGTGAAGGACTAAGACTACAAAAATGGAGACATGTCCTTGAATCAATAGATAAGTACCGTAAAATACGAACCAAACTATGTGAAGGTTATATGGAAGGTTCCAGGGATTTACTGGAACGTGCCCAGAACTGTAACTGCACTGCTTTTCCACTGGGCGCTGGTGGAGGAGGTGGAGTTCTCTTATTTTCTCCTAAGCCTGAATCTCTGGAAAAGTTGCAGGAGGACCTTAAAGGTATTTATAGAGAAATCCCCTTTAAAATACGATCTAAAGGCCATGAAATTAATAATATCGGGAGTGTAAGCGTTCTCTAACTTAAAATATTGGATTAATCTATTTTATGACTTAAGCTGGTGTTAAATTGGGTGAAGCTAAGAAAAATAAAGCCCTCCATTAAAAAATAATTTAAAACTAAAACCTGCCCAGACCAATCCGAGCAGCACTCTGTTCAGCTTCCTTCTTACTCTTCCCACTTCCTACACCACAGTTCTCTCCCTCAATAATAACGGCCATAGTAAAAGTCTTCTCATGAGGTTCCCCCTCTTCTTTTATCAATTCATAACTCAATTCCAACCCATCACCATCACAAAACTGCTTTAATTCTGACTTATAATCATAAAAAAAGATATCTCCATTCTTAATATGAGGTATAACCGTCTTTGAAAGAAATTCCTGAACAGTGTCCAGTCCCTGATCCAGATACAACGCCCCAATAAAGGACTCAAATGCATCACTGATCACAGAATCAGTTTCCCTCCGGGTTAACTCCACTCCAGCACCATATTTTATGTATTTGTCCAGCCCAAGCTCAGTAGAATAAGTATAAAGTGCTTTTTTACAGACGTAATTAGCCCGTATACTGGTTAGCTGGCCTTCTGTTAAATTAGAGTCGCTATTATATAGAAATTCAGATACCACCAGATCTATGATGGCATCTCCTAAAAATTCCAGCCTTTCATAGCATTCACTTAACCCATTCTCATTAGCATAGGACTCATGAAGGAAAGCAATCTCATAGAGATGGGGATTAACAGGTTCAATTGAATATTTTTTTAGTAGCTGCATATTATCTGTTTATATTATACTCAAATATTTATGTTAGTACCTCTAATTAAAAATCAGTGAAATATCCGTTTCCCACGATCCTGCAATTGAAACATATTCAATGCTTAAATTTTAAAAAAACGTCACTTTCCACTTCAATGAGGTTCAAAATGGAAAAAAGAAACAAAATAATACTGGTAGCATCATTAACTGTCATTTTTTTAGGAACAGCGTTTGCATCATTCTATCTAATTAGTACAGAGGATAATTTTTTAAATGAGAGTAATTTCATCTCTGATTCTGGTAACATCAGTGATTCCCGTTTAAATATTTCTGATAATTCTAAAAATATTCCTAATACTCCAGTTATATCCGAAAAAATCCTTGGAAGTACCGATTATGGTAAAGTAACTGTAGAGGGGCCGTTTGGTAACTCAAACTCTCCAGTTAAAATTGCAGTTATAGTGGGTGTGCATCCTCTTGAATCTAATTCTCATAAAGCAGCTGTTGAATCAATTAAAAGCCGCCAAAAATCCTTAAATTACTGCTACTATATTTACAGGATTACTGTTACTAAAGATGCCCAGGATTATGATAAAGGAAGAATGAATGGGCAGCTACTGGCCAGTAAATTTGCTGTTAACCATATAATCCATCAAAATTATAATTTAGCCCTGGATATACATTCTAATCGGGGAAATTACAGGGAAAAGTGGTTTGTCTTTGCCCCCCTGGAAGATGGAAAATCTAAATCTGTTGCACTTAAGATAAAGGATAAATTACCAGGATTTGTATATTACAATCCTCCTTCTCAGACAAGCCCTAAATATGTTACTATTCCATTAATTAATGCAGGAACGCCATCTGTTGTTTATGAAACTTATCTTTATGAACCATATGGAGCTACAGAAAGATATGCTAATAATTTCATAAATGCTGTTGATAATATTAAAATATAGAATTTTGGAATTAAAATTTAAAACATGGTGTCTCATTAATTTTCACACAAACAGACACCTGATCAATAATTGATAACTGATTTTTTAAAAATGAATTCTTAATAACTGCAAACATGAGAACATATCAGTTTCATAGGAGCAGACACAAAATATATACAATAGTTTGGATATAAAATACATTCGGGAATACCCGAACATCATTCAGGTTAAAGATAGTGAGGAGAAGAAAGTGAAAACAGAAGAACTATGCACTGTATGCCCTAAATGCGGCTGTAAGGATAAACATATAATCAGGTCTGATGATCATTCTGGGCCAATTATTGGAATAGAATACAAAAATACTGGATGCCGAGCCCCTGAAGGATCCAAGTTCCGCTGCAGTGAGTGTGGATACATCTTCGGCTAATTTTTTCAGGTTCATCTTTATTAACACGACTGCAAAATATCAGAACATTAATAGTTAATGAGTACTAACCTACAATAAGACTCAGTGATTTATAGGCATGAAATGATAGAACCATACAAAGGAAGGGTTTTTGACCCCTGCTGCGGCTCTGGGAGTATGTTTGTTCAAAGTGAAAAGTTCCTTGAAGCTCATGGAGGTAAAAAAGGAGAACTTTCCATATTTGGGCAGGAATCAAACCAGACAACCTGGAGACTGTGCAAAATAAACCTTGCAATCAGGGGAATTGATGCAAATATCCAGTGGGAAGACAGTTTTCATAAGGACATGCACAAAGATCTTAAAGCTGATTATATCCTTGCAAATCCACCTTTTAATGATAAAGACTGGAGAGGAGAACTTCTACAAAATGATGTTCGGTGGAAATACGGCGTACCACCCAAAAGGAACGCTAATTTTGCGTGGGTGCAGCATTTTATACATCATTTAAACCCAACTGGGATCGCTGGTTTTGTTCTGGCTAATGGATCCATGTCTGCTGGTGGACAGAAGGTAAAATAAGGGAAAAAATAGTTGAAAACGACCTTGTGGACTGTATGGTTGCTTTACCGTCACAGTTATTTTATAATACGGGAATTCCTGCCTGTTTATGGTTTGTTACACGAGATAAAACAAATAGTAAGTTTAGAGATAGAAATGGGGAGGTTCTTTTTATTGATGCCCGTAAAATGGGCATAATGGTTGATAGAACACACAAGGAATTAACTGATGATGATATAGCAAAAATTGCTGATACCTATCATGCCTGGAGAGGTGAAGGCGGAGAATATGAAGATGTTAGGGGTTTCTGCAAGTCTGTGGCCATTGATGAAGTGCGGAAGCACGGGCATATTTTAACTCCTGGAAGGTATGTTGGAGTGGAGATTGAAGAGGAAGATGACGAAGTTTTTGAGGAGAAGATGAAGAAGCTCACAGCAGAACTTGGGGAACAGTTTAAGGAATCTGAAAAACTCGAAAAGGATATTATAGAGAACTTGCAGATGATAGGTTATGAAATTTAAATTGTTCGTTAGTGGGAATCAGACAGAGTTAAAGGAAGAACGTTTTGCAGTTAAGGAAGTTATAACCAACAATCATATTTTAAATAATCATTTTGATGTGTTTCTCTTTGAAGACTTGCCTGCAAAGGGTGAAGACCCTGTTTCTACTTACATTGATGAAGTGGAAAAGAGCGATATCTATATTGGGCTTATCGGCAACGTTTATGGAGAACCCAATGATGCTGGCTTATCCCCAACTGAACTTGAATTTCAAACATTTATCAACACAAATCCACATAATGAAAGACTTATTTTTATAAAAGGAAAATCCGATGCAAATAGAGAAGATAAAACACAGAAATTTATCCAGAATATAAAGAATTTAGCCACATACAAGCGATTTGATGGCTTAGATGATTTAAAAAGCTATGTTGAAGACAGTCTTACTTTATACCTTTATGATAAGCATATAATACGTAGTGAACCATTTGATATGGCAGTATGTTTTGATGCAGGTTATGATGATATTAATGAGGATTCAGTGAAAGATTTCTTAGAAAAGAGAGCCACTGAATTAAATCTGGGCGTTCCCTCAAGACCAGTAAAAGATTTTCTTGTTGACATCTTAAAGGTTGTAAAGGAAGTTGACGGCGAATTTAAACCAACAAATACTGGTTTGCTCTTTTTTGGGAAAGATCCTGCTGAATTTATCCCCCAAAGTGAGATAAAAATGGTGCGTTTTAACGGTGTAACAAGACTCCAGACCATTGACAGCAAAGAGATAAGTGGAAGGATATATGAAATGCTTGATGAGGCAGAAATCTTTTTTAAAAGAAATACACGTCTTGCAAATAAAATTGTGGGATTTAAGCGTGTTGATATACCTGAGTATCCATATGAAGCTGTAAGAGAGGCTTTAATTAATGCAATAGCTCACAGGGACTATGATCGTGATGAATCATCAATTATGTTTTCCATTTTTGACGATAGAGTTGAGATAAGTAACCCAGGAGGGCTTTTACCCGGTTTAAACATCCGCAAGCTTGAAGGGAAGCATGCCACCCGAAATAAGAAGATCTGTTCAATTTTTAAAGAAACCATGTATATGGAACGATATGGTACTGGAATTATAAAAATGAAGAATTTGATGGGAAAACACGGCCTTGAAGAGCCAGAATTTGAGGAAGAAGGAGATTTCTTTGTTGTGCGATTCTATGGGCCTGGCGAGAATATTCTTGATCTGGTAAATGATATTCCTGATGAGCAGATGACTGATTTAAAAGAGTTAGGTTTGAATGACAGGCAAATTGAAGCTTTGAAAATGATGGTTAATGAAAACATAACTTTTACCAATAGTTTATATCAAAAAACATTTAATTTGGAGAGAAGAACCGCTTCAAGGGATCTTAAAAAATTATTAGATCTTAAACAGATTCGTAGGATTGGATCAGGAAGAGCAACGAAATATAAAGCAAGTTAAAATTTGTGTCCTATTAATTGGAAAAATGTCCTATTTAATGACCTATTTTTTAGTGGCTCATTAAATGTTAAAATGTCCCTATTAAATGTCCCATTTATAAAAACATGAAAATTTTGCAAGGGGTAGGGGTAGTAGGTATTAGCTGCTGACATTTAAGTCTAAAAATATAATAAGGTAGAAACATGAAAAAAACAGGGTTTAAAGAGGTTAAGGGTTTTAAAGAAGAATTCGCGAAGCTTGTTGAAGATCCTGATAGAATAAAGTTTAGAGAATTTATAAAACAAAGTACTGGAGAATATCCGCATATTGACTTTAAAGAAATATGGCAAGAAGATTCTAAAGTTGCTAAAGATGTTTTAGGATTCTCTAATTCAGGGGGAGGAGCATTAATAATTGGTGTGAAAGAAGAAACAGATAAAAGCCTAACACCAGTTGGTATTGATCCTTTAAAAGATAAGACAAATATTAAATCCAAACTTGCAAATTATTTGCCATCAGATTTAAAGTATGAAATATTGGATTTTGTATATGGAAATGATGTAGAATGGGATAAAATAAAAAATAAAAAGTTTCAAGTATTAATAGTTGAAGATACTCCAGAATATTTGCCTTTTATTTCATTAAAATCATATGACACTGTACTATACAAAAATAAAATATATTATAGGGGTAAAACTAACACTGAAGAAGCAACTCATGAAGAAGTTAAAAAAATACTCAATAGAAGATTGGATACTAATGTAAGTACTACTGCCGAAGACGAATTTAAAGAACATATTCAACAATTAAAGGTCTTATATTCTTTTGTTGATGAATATTATATGTCACCATCTGTATTTGAGATTGTATCTACACTTTCTTCGAAGGTAAGGAACATTTCTTTGGGTATAATGAAAGAAAAAAACCCCAACTACCCTGAAGAAGATTTTGAGGACGTCATTATTAAAATGATTGAAAGAAAAAAGAAGATCATTGAAAATTTGATTACTGTACGATAATATGACTAATAAAACAGGATTTAAAGAAACTGAAATAGGATTGATTCCTGAAGATTGGGGGTTAAGAAAATTTTCTGATCTAATTGAAATAATAGGCGGAGGAACTCCAAAAACAAGCATTCCTGAATATTGGAATGGAGGAATACCTTGGCTTTCAGTCGTTGATTTTAATAATAACTTTAGAACTGTCGAGTTTACTGAAAAAACAATTTCAAAGCTAGGATTAGAAAACAGTTCAACAAAGTTATTAAAAAAAGGAGATATTATTATCTCTGCAAGGGGAACTGTAGGTGCTATTGCCCAATTAGGTCAAGATATGGCATTTAACCAATCTTGTTATGGACTTAAGGCTAAAAAAGAATTAATTAATAATGATTTTCTTTATTATCTACTTAAATTTAGTTTAAATATTTTAAAACAAACCACTCATGGATCCACGTTTGATACAATAACTACGAATACTTTTGATTTATTAAATGTTCCATTTCCGCCAATAATAGAACAAAAAAGAGTAGCTGAAATTCTCTCTTCTTTAGACAATAAAATCGAACTCAACCAGAAAATGAACCAGACCCTCGAAAAAATCGGGCAGGCAATTTTCAAGCACTGGTTCATTGACTTTGAATTCCCAGATGAAGAAGGCAAACCGTATAAATCAAGTGGTGGCGAAATGGTTGATTCTGAGCTTGGGGAGATACCTAAAGGTTGGGAAGTAAAGGATTTAAAAGATTATGTTAAGTTTGAAAGAGGAATTGAGCCAGGTAGTAAAAATTATTTTAAGTATCAACAAGAGAGTATGATCCCTTTTTTAAGAGTCGGTGATTTATCTGGAAAAAGGGTATCAAACATTTTTATTGAGGAAGAATCCTCTAAAGGTAAAATATGTAAAGAAGAAGACATTTTATTATCTTTAGATGGTACAGTTGGTATTGTTGCTGTTGGATATAGAGGATCATACTCAACAGGTATAAGAAAAATTGTTATTACTGATAAAAGTATAATTAATAAATCATTTGTATGGTGTTTCCTAAAAACAGGTTATATACAAGATCTTATAAAAGAGCATTCTGCTAGTAAAACAACCATAGCACATGCTGGAAAAGCTATAGATTTTATGAGAATGATTTTATCAGATAAAAAAACGATGACCAATTTTGATAACTTAGTTAGTCCTCTATTTGCACAAATAATATCAAATATTAAAGAATGCCAAAACCTTTCTAAAATCCGTGATTCACTCTTACCAAAACTAATGTCAGGAAAAATAAGACTAAATAAACCAATTAACTCTAATCATGAATTATCAAAAGAATTAGAGGCATGAAATGAATAAATTAACAGAAGACGCAGTCGAACTTGCAGCCCTCGAAATCCTCCACGAACTCGGCTACAAAATCGCATATGGCCCCGACATCTCCCCAGACGGCAATTTCCCTGAAAGAGAACTATATTCAGACGTTATCCTCAAAGATCGGCTACAAAATGCAATTTACAAACTAAACCCACACATTCCACCAGCAGCAAAAGAAGAAGCCGTTAAAAAAATTTTAAGAACTGAAAGCCCCCACCTACCTGTTAACAACGAAAGATTCCATAAAATGCTCGTTAACGGTGTTATCGTGGAATACAGAAAAGATGAAGGCACTGTTCACGATATTGTACATCTTTTTGATTTTGAAGACCCCCAAAACAACGATTTCCTCGCCGTTAACCAATTCACAGTAATTGAAAATAACAACAACAGAAGACCAGACATTGTTTTATTTGTTAATGGGCTGCCACTTGCTGTAATCGAACTTAAAAACCCTGTTGATGAAAAAGCAACCGTTAAAAAAGCTTTTAACCAGATTGAAACCTACAAAAATCAAATCCCTTCTTTATTCACTTTTAATGAAGTTTTAGTCTTATCTGATGGAATTGAAGCAAAAGCAGGAACTATAACATCTAAATGGGAAAGGTTCATGCCCTGGAAGACCATTGAGGGCGAAAAAGAGGCAGTGAAAGTCATGCCTCAGATGGACGTTCTATTTCGTGGAATGTTTCAAAAGAAAGTTCTACTTGACTTATTAAGACATTTCATTGTTTTTGAAAAAGAAAAAAATAAAACAGATAAAAAAATTGCTGCATATCACCAGTACCACGCTGTAAATAAGGCAATTAACGCCACGATCAAAGCCTCAAGTCCTCACGGTGATAAACGGTGCGGTGTAGTCTGGCACACTCAAGGATCAGGTAAAAGCCTTATTATGGCATTTTACACCGGTAAACTTGTTTTATCACTTGATAACCCCACAGTTGTGGTTATAACAGATAGAAATGACCTTGATGACCAGCTTTTTGGCACATTCAGCAGCTGCCAGGATTTGTTAAGGCAGGAACCAGTTCAGGCTGACTCGAGGGAACATTTACAGGAGCTTCTAAGTGTTTCATCTGGTGGAGTTGTTTTTACAACCATTCAGAAGTTCTTCCCTGAAAAGAAAGGCGGAAAATATCCCGTGCTTTCTGATAGAAGAAACATCATTGTTATTGCAGATGAAGCCCATAGAAGCCAGTACGACTTTATAGATGGATTTGCAAGATACATGAGAGATGCACTTCCCAACGCTTCCTTTATTGGTTTTACTGGAACTCCTCTTGAGCGCGGCGATAAAAACACCGTTAATGTATTCGGTAATTACATCGATATTTACGATATTGAACAGGCTGTTGAAGACGGAGCAACTGTAAGGATATTCTATGAAAGCAGGCTTGCAAAACTTGAATTTAGGGAAGATAAACGACCTGCAATTGACCATGACTTTGAATATGTAACAGAAGGGGAAGAAATAGCAAGAAAGGAAAAAT contains:
- a CDS encoding zinc ABC transporter substrate-binding protein, which encodes MKKGRIIIISVLIICFAAAVILIYPSSQTQANIKNPDKISVVVSIPPEAEFVEKVGGDKVKVTTMVPAGANPHTYEPLPEQLKEISSAKMYAQVGSGLEFETVWMDKLTEINKNMLVVNCSKGISFIPNEDIGEHDHQHGEESRYDTHVWVSPRNAKIMVENIYQGLIQVDPANRDYYKSNKDKYLQELDNADKNITATLARAKDKKILVYHPAWGYFCRDYGLTQIAIEKDGKEPTPQGMVSLIDQARRENIKVVFISPQFSRKSAESVASEIGGQVVMIDDLDKNYIENLNKVTEAFKSSLQN
- a CDS encoding CopG family ribbon-helix-helix protein, translated to MPIISISLNEKLLEEIDKLKDETGYSGRSDVIRASARMLISDSKEKEDLNGDINSILVLIHNQEVEDKVTEIKHDFEDIINTQIHSHLKGHKCLEIFILEGNAERIKEISRKFQINRKIDYVKLIVV
- a CDS encoding trehalose-6-phosphate synthase; amino-acid sequence: MEFEFLKDKEIIVASNRGPVLFKRDEKGIIELIRGKGGIVGSMIPFLEKTHGTWFSSAIGECDEYMNDKYNSKVPIPLTDPEYYVRLIKTREDIYNGFNGKFANPLLWFIHHSMWNPPYSPCADDELHQAWDSYRYVNSKFADAIVDAVSKSNKTPIVMLQDYHIYLTPKLIRKQHPHVLMTQFVHIPFPPPEIFQQLPNHMQIKILDSILTNNVLGFHIPRYMNNFLQTIKQILPAASVDDLTGDILYKGHTCHVRTYPISIDIETMQKQAQSPEVIAKEAEVDAMIGNCKLIYRTDRTDLSKNIIRGFQAYDMFLDKYPEWREKVKFVATLMPSRQDIKIYRDYTDKIKDLVNEINEKYATPHWEPIKYICRGDYNLVVALLKRYDVLMVNPILDGMNIVAKEGSVANENNGVLILSTGAGCYEELKNGAICINPFDLRQTAESIDTALLMDDETKAQMIKNAREAIQRNDMNKWVSDQLMDIEAVMYEGQKLESGEEPEKVKISQNTGNEFNRCI
- a CDS encoding GHMP kinase codes for the protein MPIQLHDILKKSQKEKALPHVIAYNRIDGPGSSLDLCEFQQAFWKIPDIPENDDPARKWTQNIPRTVGITIDTGTRIEAHPFNPELIGVKSVEYKTEVSARPGEVVPVKENWLLKILEIFNLSGVKFVLKNLREGIQSSGLGGSSTATTGVCILANELAGRPFTDIQLISLASRIEQGYGISITGTQEQSNVIFGGVTDYVWFPWGIPGSSGTGYGESLRFQLIPPEDYPLLEERTAIFHTGKPRLSSEVNLAWRNALLTPAGYSLLSKKMKIAYRFREGLRLQKWRHVLESIDKYRKIRTKLCEGYMEGSRDLLERAQNCNCTAFPLGAGGGGGVLLFSPKPESLEKLQEDLKGIYREIPFKIRSKGHEINNIGSVSVL
- the rnc gene encoding ribonuclease III gives rise to the protein MQLLKKYSIEPVNPHLYEIAFLHESYANENGLSECYERLEFLGDAIIDLVVSEFLYNSDSNLTEGQLTSIRANYVCKKALYTYSTELGLDKYIKYGAGVELTRRETDSVISDAFESFIGALYLDQGLDTVQEFLSKTVIPHIKNGDIFFYDYKSELKQFCDGDGLELSYELIKEEGEPHEKTFTMAVIIEGENCGVGSGKSKKEAEQSAARIGLGRF
- a CDS encoding TIGR04165 family Cys-rich peptide, encoding MKTEELCTVCPKCGCKDKHIIRSDDHSGPIIGIEYKNTGCRAPEGSKFRCSECGYIFG
- a CDS encoding ATP-binding protein: MKFKLFVSGNQTELKEERFAVKEVITNNHILNNHFDVFLFEDLPAKGEDPVSTYIDEVEKSDIYIGLIGNVYGEPNDAGLSPTELEFQTFINTNPHNERLIFIKGKSDANREDKTQKFIQNIKNLATYKRFDGLDDLKSYVEDSLTLYLYDKHIIRSEPFDMAVCFDAGYDDINEDSVKDFLEKRATELNLGVPSRPVKDFLVDILKVVKEVDGEFKPTNTGLLFFGKDPAEFIPQSEIKMVRFNGVTRLQTIDSKEISGRIYEMLDEAEIFFKRNTRLANKIVGFKRVDIPEYPYEAVREALINAIAHRDYDRDESSIMFSIFDDRVEISNPGGLLPGLNIRKLEGKHATRNKKICSIFKETMYMERYGTGIIKMKNLMGKHGLEEPEFEEEGDFFVVRFYGPGENILDLVNDIPDEQMTDLKELGLNDRQIEALKMMVNENITFTNSLYQKTFNLERRTASRDLKKLLDLKQIRRIGSGRATKYKAS
- a CDS encoding ATP-binding protein codes for the protein MKKTGFKEVKGFKEEFAKLVEDPDRIKFREFIKQSTGEYPHIDFKEIWQEDSKVAKDVLGFSNSGGGALIIGVKEETDKSLTPVGIDPLKDKTNIKSKLANYLPSDLKYEILDFVYGNDVEWDKIKNKKFQVLIVEDTPEYLPFISLKSYDTVLYKNKIYYRGKTNTEEATHEEVKKILNRRLDTNVSTTAEDEFKEHIQQLKVLYSFVDEYYMSPSVFEIVSTLSSKVRNISLGIMKEKNPNYPEEDFEDVIIKMIERKKKIIENLITVR
- a CDS encoding restriction endonuclease subunit S, translated to MTNKTGFKETEIGLIPEDWGLRKFSDLIEIIGGGTPKTSIPEYWNGGIPWLSVVDFNNNFRTVEFTEKTISKLGLENSSTKLLKKGDIIISARGTVGAIAQLGQDMAFNQSCYGLKAKKELINNDFLYYLLKFSLNILKQTTHGSTFDTITTNTFDLLNVPFPPIIEQKRVAEILSSLDNKIELNQKMNQTLEKIGQAIFKHWFIDFEFPDEEGKPYKSSGGEMVDSELGEIPKGWEVKDLKDYVKFERGIEPGSKNYFKYQQESMIPFLRVGDLSGKRVSNIFIEEESSKGKICKEEDILLSLDGTVGIVAVGYRGSYSTGIRKIVITDKSIINKSFVWCFLKTGYIQDLIKEHSASKTTIAHAGKAIDFMRMILSDKKTMTNFDNLVSPLFAQIISNIKECQNLSKIRDSLLPKLMSGKIRLNKPINSNHELSKELEA